In Candidatus Eisenbacteria bacterium, the following proteins share a genomic window:
- a CDS encoding amidohydrolase family protein — translation MIIGPCPVVTGGREPRVIEDGAVRVAGAHIAQLGPAGALAAAYPDETVWPARGRVLMPGLVNTHAHLARHLARGLEPADAVAWARYDRALSPEDVHWSALAALVEGVRHGVTTLCDFHRSGGCLDLSLGEIVTAAQKLGVRVATCYGAAEADTPLERRAALDESVGFSTHVARRHEGRLRGLVGVQAHSLDGLERLLHEAFEAAGPHLSVHVDLALDSTPADRWRPDAAWPRTELPALWAHADRAPRALIAQLQERGDAFTCV, via the coding sequence GTGATCATCGGACCGTGCCCGGTCGTGACCGGTGGGCGCGAACCGCGGGTGATCGAAGACGGCGCGGTGCGTGTCGCAGGTGCTCACATCGCTCAGCTCGGCCCGGCCGGTGCGCTGGCGGCGGCGTATCCGGACGAGACCGTCTGGCCGGCGCGCGGACGCGTGCTGATGCCGGGGCTTGTCAACACGCACGCGCACCTGGCGCGGCATCTGGCGCGCGGTCTCGAGCCCGCGGATGCGGTCGCGTGGGCGCGCTACGACCGCGCGCTCTCGCCCGAAGACGTTCACTGGAGTGCGCTGGCGGCGCTGGTCGAGGGCGTGCGCCATGGCGTCACCACGCTGTGCGACTTCCATCGCTCGGGCGGTTGTCTCGATCTGTCGCTCGGGGAGATCGTGACCGCCGCGCAGAAGCTCGGCGTGCGCGTCGCGACCTGCTACGGAGCCGCCGAAGCCGACACGCCGCTCGAGCGGCGCGCGGCACTCGACGAAAGCGTCGGCTTCTCGACGCACGTGGCGCGGCGCCACGAGGGCCGACTTCGCGGGCTGGTCGGCGTGCAGGCGCATTCGCTCGACGGACTCGAGCGTCTGCTGCACGAAGCCTTCGAAGCCGCGGGCCCCCACCTCTCGGTGCACGTCGACCTGGCGCTCGACAGCACGCCGGCCGATCGCTGGCGCCCCGACGCGGCGTGGCCGCGCACCGAGCTGCCCGCGCTGTGGGCGCACGCCGATCGTGCGCCACGCGCGCTGATCGCGCAGCTCCAGGAGCGTGGCGATGCCTTCACCTGCGTGG
- a CDS encoding amidohydrolase family protein — protein sequence MDDAGTIAPGDVLVRDGRIAAVGRDAAAMLGGEPPDERFDATGMLVLPGLVQAHLHLCQTLFRGIAEHADLMPWLRERIWPLEHAHTAASAAASARLGLAELLAAGVTCVNDMGTVRHTDAIGEVLETTGVRAVFGKALMDQGVGVPAGMLESSRAALDEVRALVRRFHGAGGGRLQVSLAPRFILSCSEESWEGVKAVSSELGLLVHTHLAEGPTEGREVEQAVGRSAARYFEHHGVLGPRFIGAHGVWLEADELQALQRANAALAHCPNANLKLGSGLAHVRAWIDHDLRRGLGCDGAACNNRLDPFLEMGSAGAISRVKDSARPLAAREVVALATCEGARALGLADRIGRLQVGLDADVIAVDVSGPHHGPEPEHDPYAALVYAARGADVALTMVAGRVLYRERAWTTLDPKAAVADARAERRGLLRRLGLAS from the coding sequence ATGGACGACGCAGGGACGATCGCCCCGGGCGACGTGCTGGTGCGCGACGGGCGCATCGCCGCCGTGGGCCGCGATGCCGCGGCCATGCTGGGTGGCGAGCCGCCCGACGAGCGCTTCGATGCGACCGGCATGCTGGTATTGCCGGGCCTCGTTCAGGCGCATCTGCACCTGTGCCAGACCCTGTTTCGCGGCATCGCCGAACACGCGGACCTGATGCCGTGGCTGCGGGAGCGCATCTGGCCGCTCGAGCACGCCCACACCGCGGCCTCGGCTGCCGCGTCCGCGCGCCTCGGGCTCGCCGAGCTGCTGGCGGCGGGGGTGACGTGCGTGAACGACATGGGAACCGTGCGACACACCGATGCGATCGGCGAGGTGCTCGAGACCACCGGAGTGCGCGCGGTGTTCGGCAAGGCGCTCATGGATCAAGGTGTCGGCGTGCCGGCGGGCATGCTCGAATCCTCCCGTGCGGCGCTCGACGAAGTGCGCGCGCTGGTGCGGCGCTTCCACGGTGCCGGCGGTGGACGGCTTCAGGTGTCACTGGCGCCCCGCTTCATCCTGTCGTGCAGTGAGGAATCGTGGGAGGGCGTCAAGGCGGTGTCGTCCGAACTCGGTCTGCTGGTGCACACCCATCTGGCCGAGGGCCCGACCGAGGGGCGTGAAGTCGAGCAGGCGGTCGGTCGCTCGGCGGCGCGGTACTTCGAACATCACGGAGTGCTGGGGCCGCGCTTCATCGGTGCGCACGGCGTGTGGCTCGAAGCGGACGAATTGCAGGCACTCCAACGCGCGAACGCCGCGCTCGCGCATTGCCCGAACGCGAATCTCAAGCTCGGCTCGGGGCTCGCTCACGTGCGCGCGTGGATCGACCACGACCTGAGGCGCGGGCTCGGATGCGACGGAGCGGCGTGCAACAACCGCCTCGACCCGTTCCTCGAGATGGGTTCGGCGGGCGCGATCTCGCGCGTGAAGGACTCCGCGCGTCCGCTCGCGGCTCGCGAAGTGGTGGCGCTCGCCACCTGCGAGGGCGCCCGCGCGCTGGGACTCGCCGATCGGATCGGCCGGCTCCAGGTCGGCCTCGACGCCGACGTCATCGCGGTCGACGTGAGCGGTCCGCACCACGGCCCCGAACCGGAACACGATCCCTACGCCGCGCTGGTCTACGCGGCGCGCGGTGCGGACGTCGCGCTCACGATGGTCGCCGGTCGCGTGCTGTACCGCGAGCGTGCATGGACGACGCTCGATCCAAAGGCGGCGGTCGCGGACGCACGCGCCGAGCGTCGTGGGTTGTTGCGGCGCCTGGGACTCGCATCGTGA